A single region of the Carassius auratus strain Wakin unplaced genomic scaffold, ASM336829v1 scaf_tig00012233, whole genome shotgun sequence genome encodes:
- the LOC113073471 gene encoding importin-13-like produces the protein MQLQAQALKRKPDLFLSESLDVKAVFHCGVLSLKFPEAPTVKSTCFFFTELIAHCADVPRVGQVVQEDGKLLLLAVLEAIGGQSSRSLMDQFAEVLFCLNKHCFALLTVWLKEALRSPGFPSSRVSDEQKDTFSQQVLRERVNKRRVKDIVKEFTLVCRGLHGTEYAADY, from the exons ATGCAACTCCAAGCTCAG GCCCTCAAACGGAAGCCTGATTTATTCTTATCAGAGAGTCTTGATGTGAAAGCCGTGTTTCACTGTG GAGTGCTGTCACTGAAATTCCCAGAAGCCCCGACAGTCAAATCGACCTGCTTTTTCTTT ACGGAGCTAATAGCGCACTGTGCAGACGTTCCTCGTGTTGGTCAGGTCGTGCAGGAAGATGGTAAACTCCTCCTGCTGGCTGTTCTGGAG GCCATCGGCGGTCAGTCGTCCCGCAGTCTGATGGATCAGTTTGCAGAGGTGCTCTTCTGTCTGAACAAGCATTGCTTCGCTCTGCTGACGGTGTGGCTCAAAGAAGCTCTGCGCTCACCGGGCTTCCCATCCTCACGCGTCTCTGACGAGCAGAAAGACACGTTCAGCCAACAGGTGCTCAG ggaGCGAGTGAACAAGCGCCGAGTGAAAGACATTGTGAAGGAGTTTACCTTGGTGTGCCGTGGCCTTCATGGAACCGAATACGCCGCGGACTACTGA